The sequence CGTGAGGTTGCGGCGGGGGCGGGGGGGCGACAGCCCGGGTGCCCGCCCCTGGTGAAGGACACATAGCGTGGCCTACGGGCGGCAGGGGCCGGGGATCAGGGAGAAGGAGCACGCCGTCGTCGAGGGCGTCGACCTGCCGGGGCAGTGGAACCGGATGTTCGAGCCCCGCGTGATCACCGACTACGACCCGGGCGCCCTCGACGAGATCACGGCGCTCCCAGGCGGCGAGTCGCTGGGCTGGTGCTACCAGTGCGCCAAGTGCGTGGGTGTCTGCCCGGTCGACATCGTGGGCGACTACGGGCCCCGGAAGATCCACCGGGACACGCTCCGCGGGGCCTCGCTGCTCGACTCCCCGAACCTCTGGCTCTGCACCACCTGCGCCAACTGCCTCCGCGTCTGCCCGAAGGAAGTCGACATGATCCGGATCATGCCCGCGGCGCGCGAGGCGGCGATCAACGCGGGCAGGGAGATCCCCCCGGAGCTGCAGAAGGTGTTCGAGGCCGCCGATCGCTACGGCAACCCCATGGGGGAGAACCCCCGGAAGCGGGCGGACTGGATCAAGCAGGCGGGGGTGCCCGTGCCCGTCATGGCCCAGCTGAAGCGGCCGGTGGATGTGCTGTGGTACGTGGGCTCCTACCCGTCGTACCACCCGCGGGGCATGGACGCCGCGCGGGCGCTGGCGCGGATCCTCCACGCCCTCGGCGTGGACTTCGCCGTCCTCGGCGTGGAGGAAAAGGAGGACGGCGACTCGATCCGCCTCGCCGGCGAGCGGGGGCTCTTCGAGAAGCTCGCCGAGGCGAACATCAAGACCTTCGCCCGCTACCAGTTCCAGCGTCTGGTGGTCTCTGGCCCGCACGAGCTCAACGCCTTCAAGAACGAGTACCCGAAGCTGGGCGGCGAGTACCGCGTGCAGCACTACACCCAGTTTCTCGCCGAGCACCTGGAGCGGCTGCG comes from Candidatus Rokuibacteriota bacterium and encodes:
- a CDS encoding (Fe-S)-binding protein, which gives rise to MFEPRVITDYDPGALDEITALPGGESLGWCYQCAKCVGVCPVDIVGDYGPRKIHRDTLRGASLLDSPNLWLCTTCANCLRVCPKEVDMIRIMPAAREAAINAGREIPPELQKVFEAADRYGNPMGENPRKRADWIKQAGVPVPVMAQLKRPVDVLWYVGSYPSYHPRGMDAARALARILHALGVDFAVLGVEEKEDGDSIRLAGERGLFEKLAEANIKTFARYQFQRLVVSGPHELNAFKNEYPKLGGEYRVQHYTQFLAEHLERLRTLMAHAVDRVVTYHDPCYLSRHNGEYEAPRTLLRAIPGLTLVEMPRSRENGYCCGGGGGGMWLDSFSRDHTTMRLSDKRVMEAAETGAGTLSICCPYEVSRFEDAVKSTGNDGRLDVQDIAELIDRSIGMPDRG